From Rubrivirga sp. SAORIC476, a single genomic window includes:
- a CDS encoding T9SS type A sorting domain-containing protein: MRILLFLFLTAVSASPSAQTFVWTAGGAGDWTTGTNWNNCIEVSPGPPCFHPLSTDHTAILPAGTVVTLDESRFIGALQVEGNAVLRGTGYVGTGVLEISPGRQFSIDAEVGTDAITADASTQIGGTGRLRITDGIATSTALSVGTVECNNSLGETCDLTGSTVTSPALWMTGGGLMLVDGSAASSLDAMRVDARPLGSGGPVPGDITFTGAPATFDLSSVITFDSFGTIDFNGGSASVETVALQSANVDGLRNLADLTVTGEMDWNSGTIETAGVFTVSPGATVLSRGNNHIKGRMEVAGILEWTNLRLTLGSNVNDPTPASGDLVILPEGLFRAYSNSNQIAGPGALVVQGTLQSDASIGPFPFPSFDTVRLVPDSLAIDGGDVRVLAGTLQLNTGIEPGGISINEASILIPTGTMIELFNQDLAIDAATTVRGGGTLGLYGSSSAVSTLTSAADIRVGALEVNSNFDLVDLSAGAVNAGTVTHYAGLLRLPGGAPVRELLVPGINAQVEYEPGGTLRFRTLDVYGKVDFGGADVVVRTLFAFGQGASTTLLDNIRRLTISRRLASGTWGTGTINASQIIIESGAELDLVGGAHTYTGTLRNSGLIRHTGGDLRINGSFFNNGLYLFEAALGDNVEGSGSFTNLGVFERSEAGTEGVVGVPFDNRGTVRLPGGALRFGGPLTNTGTLAGTGTLDLPSPPLVGGVLAPGLSPGVLTIDGSITLDTDARLDVEIGGLAVGTEYDQLAATDTGTLGGTLAVTFVDGFVPSPGESYTLVTCATACVGAFDTVDLPLGVVGDVTVSATDVALSITSVGVALSRFEPVGAVVVGPEGGDFRIKYEINNPTGQTVTTQTWTTLTTPGGTTSEVQSAAALTLAPDEAVARATRIVLQAGAADGTYTYRRYVGTQSVDTLAVASYAFDKSASAALATVQASDAVVGEATVTVGETGVTSDAPATVAAAPSASVALPAATTLRAPYPNPAPGRATVAYEVAEAAVVRVAVYDALGREVAVVADGPTEAGRFEVAVDARAWAPGVYVVRLAAGSVVATERLTVVR; the protein is encoded by the coding sequence ATGCGCATCCTTCTCTTTCTCTTTCTAACCGCTGTCTCGGCCTCACCCTCTGCCCAGACCTTCGTCTGGACCGCCGGGGGCGCTGGTGACTGGACCACTGGCACAAACTGGAACAACTGCATCGAGGTCAGCCCCGGGCCTCCGTGCTTCCACCCCCTCAGCACGGACCACACGGCCATCTTGCCTGCAGGCACAGTCGTCACACTGGACGAGAGTCGGTTCATCGGCGCCTTGCAGGTGGAAGGCAACGCCGTGCTTCGAGGCACCGGCTACGTGGGCACTGGTGTTCTGGAGATCAGTCCCGGCCGACAGTTCAGCATCGATGCCGAGGTGGGCACAGACGCCATCACCGCCGATGCCTCGACTCAGATCGGCGGCACCGGCCGACTGCGCATTACCGATGGCATTGCGACCTCCACCGCCCTCTCGGTGGGGACCGTCGAGTGCAACAACAGCCTGGGAGAGACGTGCGACCTCACCGGCTCAACCGTCACCTCCCCCGCGTTGTGGATGACGGGTGGCGGCCTGATGCTCGTCGACGGCTCCGCAGCGTCCTCTCTCGACGCCATGCGCGTCGATGCCCGGCCGCTGGGCAGCGGGGGGCCGGTACCGGGCGACATCACGTTCACCGGTGCCCCCGCCACATTCGACCTCAGCTCCGTCATCACGTTCGACTCGTTCGGCACCATCGACTTCAACGGCGGCTCGGCCTCGGTCGAAACCGTCGCACTGCAATCCGCCAACGTGGACGGGCTCCGCAACCTCGCCGACCTGACCGTCACCGGCGAGATGGATTGGAACAGCGGGACGATCGAGACGGCGGGCGTGTTCACCGTTTCACCGGGCGCGACGGTGCTGTCGAGAGGAAACAATCACATCAAGGGGCGGATGGAGGTCGCGGGCATCCTCGAGTGGACGAACCTGCGGCTCACCCTCGGCTCTAACGTCAACGACCCGACGCCCGCTTCGGGCGATCTCGTGATCCTGCCTGAGGGCCTCTTCCGGGCCTACAGCAACTCGAACCAGATCGCGGGGCCGGGCGCGCTGGTCGTGCAGGGGACGCTCCAGTCGGACGCCAGCATCGGGCCCTTCCCGTTCCCGTCCTTCGACACGGTGCGGCTGGTGCCGGACTCGCTCGCCATCGACGGCGGCGACGTGCGCGTGCTGGCGGGCACGCTCCAGCTGAACACCGGCATCGAGCCGGGGGGCATCTCGATAAACGAGGCCAGCATCCTCATCCCGACCGGGACCATGATCGAGCTCTTCAACCAGGACCTCGCCATCGACGCGGCCACGACGGTCCGCGGAGGCGGCACGCTGGGGCTCTACGGCAGTTCGAGCGCGGTGAGCACGCTCACGAGTGCGGCGGATATCCGGGTGGGCGCGCTGGAGGTCAACTCCAACTTCGACCTGGTGGATCTCTCCGCCGGGGCCGTCAACGCCGGGACGGTGACGCACTACGCGGGCTTGCTGCGCCTGCCCGGTGGGGCGCCGGTGCGTGAGCTTCTGGTGCCCGGCATCAACGCGCAGGTCGAGTACGAGCCGGGCGGGACGCTCCGCTTCCGCACGCTCGACGTGTACGGCAAGGTCGATTTCGGCGGCGCCGATGTGGTGGTCCGCACCCTGTTCGCGTTCGGCCAGGGGGCGTCCACGACGCTGCTCGACAACATCCGTCGGCTCACGATCAGCCGACGCCTTGCCAGCGGGACGTGGGGCACGGGCACGATCAACGCGTCCCAGATCATCATCGAGAGCGGCGCCGAGCTGGACCTCGTCGGTGGCGCGCACACCTACACGGGCACGCTCCGCAACTCGGGACTCATCCGCCACACGGGCGGCGACCTCCGGATCAACGGCTCGTTCTTCAACAACGGCCTCTACCTCTTCGAGGCGGCGCTGGGTGACAACGTCGAGGGGAGCGGCAGCTTCACCAACCTGGGGGTCTTCGAGCGCTCCGAGGCGGGGACGGAGGGCGTCGTCGGCGTGCCGTTCGACAACCGGGGCACGGTACGCCTGCCCGGCGGCGCGCTCCGGTTCGGCGGTCCGCTGACCAACACCGGCACGCTGGCCGGGACCGGGACGCTCGACCTGCCGTCGCCGCCGCTCGTGGGCGGCGTCCTCGCCCCCGGCCTGTCCCCGGGCGTGCTGACCATCGACGGCTCGATCACGCTCGACACCGACGCCCGGCTGGACGTCGAGATCGGCGGGCTGGCGGTGGGCACCGAGTACGACCAGCTCGCGGCGACCGACACGGGCACCCTCGGCGGCACGCTGGCGGTGACGTTCGTGGACGGCTTCGTGCCGTCGCCGGGCGAGAGTTACACGCTCGTGACCTGCGCCACGGCCTGTGTGGGTGCCTTCGACACAGTCGACCTGCCCCTCGGCGTGGTCGGCGACGTGACGGTGTCGGCCACCGACGTGGCACTCTCCATCACCTCGGTCGGCGTCGCGCTGTCGCGCTTCGAGCCCGTCGGCGCCGTCGTGGTCGGGCCGGAGGGCGGCGACTTCCGCATCAAGTACGAGATCAACAACCCGACCGGCCAGACGGTGACGACGCAGACGTGGACCACGCTCACGACGCCCGGCGGCACGACCTCCGAGGTCCAGAGCGCCGCGGCGCTGACCCTCGCCCCGGACGAGGCGGTGGCCCGCGCGACGCGGATCGTGCTCCAGGCGGGCGCCGCGGACGGCACCTACACGTACCGGCGCTACGTCGGCACGCAGAGCGTGGACACGCTGGCGGTGGCGAGCTACGCCTTCGACAAGAGCGCCTCGGCGGCGCTGGCGACGGTCCAGGCGAGCGACGCAGTCGTCGGCGAGGCGACGGTGACGGTCGGCGAGACCGGCGTGACGAGCGACGCGCCCGCGACCGTGGCCGCGGCTCCGTCCGCCTCGGTGGCGCTCCCGGCTGCGACGACGCTCCGGGCGCCGTACCCGAACCCGGCGCCGGGCCGGGCGACGGTGGCCTACGAGGTGGCCGAGGCCGCGGTGGTGCGCGTGGCCGTCTACGACGCGCTGGGCCGCGAGGTCGCCGTGGTGGCCGACGGGCCGACCGAGGCGGGCCGCTTCGAGGTGGCGGTGGACGCTAGGGCGTGGGCGCCGGGCGTCTACGTGGTCCGGCTCGCGGCCGGGTCCGTGGTGGCGACCGAGCGGCTCACCGTCGTCCGCTGA
- a CDS encoding lytic transglycosylase domain-containing protein — translation MPRSLFVAALVAVAPALSVHAQTARTDTAPVRAAQALEASADARLPESVPADAPSDAELARRLSAFYARQADLLQADADGDVARYTILLDDLVADVQAAALRPGMLTQPRFRDLFGSVMTEYERYYDRTLVDRGDVYAIRAAGTRAIERGFDEGTPLLEHVTLPDVDTFVATIPMDINPEVERYIQFLLNRPSHVQRLRSRADTYFPMVERILAEEGVPDEMKYLAMVESALNPVARSHMAAAGMWQFISATGRAYGLRAEREVDDRLDPEASTRAAARHLRDLYDRFGSWHLALAGYNCNPAVIARGVRRFEERTGQTATFWDIDHVIPRETRAYVPMFIATALILSNPDAYGFPAHEPGPSYVFDQIPVAGGTRLRDVSRIIDVDESVLAALNPSLRQSRVPNVRVPHMLRIPMGTYVEHAEALDRLAPPEASGERFAAGSVSYGPRAVRPLAPQEHSEAVAALVARREVRRAHQAPVRRAVRDEPVVRYAATTPTSVPQAQQAAEQQIAEAREAEARDAARAQAEAVRLVATAAAAPAEPEIVEDLDIATPQPTEAPAAVAVTFTPPPPPAPSTAPPVRTVSVTSERTTTHTVQRGEYLLRIARQYGMSLDELRALNPGVGDNVRVGQRLRVSGTPAPSAASAAPAPRAAAPARATTHRVASGDHLTNIARRYGVTVSQLKEWNNLSSDVIHVGQRLRVTARGSRG, via the coding sequence ATGCCCCGCAGCCTTTTCGTCGCGGCACTCGTCGCCGTGGCGCCGGCTCTCAGCGTCCATGCCCAGACGGCACGGACGGACACCGCGCCGGTGCGCGCCGCTCAGGCTCTCGAAGCCTCTGCCGACGCCCGCCTGCCCGAGTCCGTCCCTGCCGACGCGCCCTCGGACGCTGAGCTCGCCCGCCGCCTCTCCGCCTTCTACGCCCGCCAGGCCGACCTCCTCCAGGCCGACGCCGACGGCGATGTCGCGCGCTACACAATCCTCCTGGACGACCTCGTGGCCGATGTCCAGGCCGCGGCCCTCCGGCCGGGGATGCTCACCCAGCCGCGCTTCCGCGACCTCTTCGGCTCCGTCATGACGGAGTACGAGCGCTACTACGACCGCACGCTGGTCGACCGCGGCGACGTGTACGCCATCCGCGCGGCGGGCACGCGCGCCATCGAGCGCGGCTTCGACGAGGGCACGCCCCTCCTGGAGCACGTCACGCTCCCCGACGTGGACACCTTCGTGGCGACGATCCCGATGGACATCAACCCGGAGGTCGAGCGCTACATCCAGTTCCTGCTCAACCGCCCCAGCCACGTCCAGCGCCTCCGCTCGCGCGCCGACACGTACTTCCCGATGGTCGAGCGCATCCTCGCCGAGGAGGGCGTGCCGGACGAGATGAAGTACCTCGCGATGGTCGAGAGCGCCCTCAACCCGGTCGCGCGCAGCCACATGGCGGCCGCCGGCATGTGGCAGTTCATCTCGGCCACGGGCCGCGCCTACGGCCTCCGCGCCGAGCGCGAGGTGGACGACCGCCTCGACCCCGAGGCGTCCACGCGCGCCGCGGCCCGTCACCTCCGCGACCTGTACGACCGCTTCGGAAGCTGGCACCTCGCGCTGGCGGGCTACAACTGCAACCCGGCCGTGATCGCCCGCGGCGTCCGCCGCTTCGAGGAGCGGACGGGCCAGACGGCGACGTTCTGGGACATCGACCACGTGATCCCGCGCGAGACGCGCGCCTACGTGCCGATGTTCATCGCGACGGCGCTCATCCTCTCCAACCCGGACGCCTACGGCTTCCCGGCCCACGAGCCCGGCCCGTCGTACGTGTTCGACCAGATCCCGGTCGCCGGGGGCACCCGCCTCCGTGACGTGTCCCGCATCATCGACGTCGACGAGTCGGTGCTGGCCGCGCTGAACCCGTCGCTGCGCCAGAGCCGCGTGCCGAACGTCCGCGTGCCCCACATGCTTCGGATCCCGATGGGGACCTACGTGGAGCACGCCGAGGCCCTCGACCGTCTCGCGCCGCCGGAGGCCTCGGGCGAGCGCTTCGCCGCCGGGTCGGTGTCGTACGGCCCGCGCGCCGTTCGCCCGCTGGCGCCGCAGGAGCACAGCGAGGCCGTCGCCGCGCTGGTCGCGCGCCGCGAGGTGCGCCGGGCGCATCAGGCGCCGGTGCGCCGCGCCGTCCGCGATGAGCCCGTGGTGCGCTACGCCGCGACGACGCCGACGAGCGTGCCGCAGGCCCAGCAGGCCGCCGAGCAGCAGATCGCGGAGGCGCGTGAGGCCGAGGCCCGCGACGCTGCCCGCGCCCAGGCCGAGGCCGTCCGCCTCGTGGCGACCGCCGCCGCGGCTCCCGCGGAGCCCGAGATCGTGGAGGACCTCGACATCGCGACGCCGCAGCCGACCGAGGCGCCCGCCGCCGTCGCGGTCACCTTCACGCCGCCGCCGCCGCCCGCCCCCAGCACGGCGCCGCCGGTCCGCACGGTCAGCGTGACCTCTGAGCGGACCACGACCCACACGGTCCAGCGTGGCGAGTACCTCCTCCGCATCGCCCGCCAGTACGGCATGTCGCTCGACGAGCTCCGGGCGCTCAACCCCGGCGTGGGCGACAACGTCCGCGTCGGCCAGCGGCTCCGCGTGAGCGGCACCCCGGCCCCCTCCGCAGCCTCCGCAGCCCCGGCGCCGCGCGCTGCCGCGCCGGCCCGCGCGACGACCCACCGCGTCGCATCGGGCGACCACCTCACCAACATCGCCCGCCGCTACGGCGTCACGGTGTCGCAGCTCAAGGAGTGGAACAACCTCTCCTCGGACGTGATCCACGTCGGCCAGCGCCTCCGCGTCACCGCGCGGGGCTCGCGGGGCTGA
- the murA gene encoding UDP-N-acetylglucosamine 1-carboxyvinyltransferase yields the protein MDKLVIQGGAPLQGTLHVGGSKNTALPLMAAAVLADGVTTIHNIPVLKDVATFSNVIRVTGCTIDWSPDDDPNTPETITIDASNIHHFEAPYDLVKQMRASFYMLGALLGRGGKARVSLPGGCAWGPRPVDLHIKGMEALGATVREEAGYVIAEAPGGRLPGGRMRFEPVSVGATINVMLAAVTAEGESVLENCAAEPDVVVFGEMLQAMGAQIEGLGTDTITIQGVETMNAVEFTNCPDRIELGTYMMAAAMATPAGEVFRITGANPDHLGPAFTDYFRETGVPFEFKGDVVEVTGVETIRPVSIETAPFPGFATDLQAQWTVMMTQADGPSTVRDTVYTDRFKHVPELRRLGADLKVDGDTVHVAGNTRPLSGATVMSTDLRASVSLVMAGMVAQGETDVLRIYHLDRGYERLEGKLQRAGIDVVRKEYDEAHSEGIPA from the coding sequence ATGGACAAGCTCGTCATCCAGGGCGGCGCCCCTCTCCAGGGCACGCTGCACGTCGGCGGCTCGAAGAACACCGCGCTCCCGCTCATGGCCGCGGCCGTTCTCGCCGACGGCGTGACCACGATCCACAACATCCCGGTCCTCAAGGATGTCGCCACGTTCTCGAACGTGATCCGCGTGACCGGCTGCACGATCGACTGGTCCCCGGACGACGACCCGAACACGCCGGAGACCATCACCATCGACGCGTCCAACATCCACCACTTCGAGGCGCCGTACGACCTCGTCAAGCAGATGCGGGCGTCGTTCTACATGCTGGGCGCGTTGCTCGGCCGCGGCGGCAAGGCGCGCGTGTCGCTGCCCGGTGGCTGCGCCTGGGGCCCGCGCCCGGTCGACCTCCACATCAAGGGCATGGAGGCGCTCGGCGCGACGGTTCGCGAGGAGGCGGGCTACGTGATCGCCGAGGCCCCCGGCGGCCGCCTCCCCGGCGGGCGGATGCGCTTCGAGCCCGTCTCCGTGGGCGCGACCATCAACGTGATGCTGGCGGCCGTGACGGCCGAGGGCGAGTCGGTGCTGGAAAACTGCGCCGCCGAGCCGGACGTGGTCGTCTTCGGCGAGATGCTGCAGGCGATGGGCGCCCAGATCGAGGGCCTCGGCACCGACACGATCACGATCCAGGGCGTCGAGACGATGAACGCGGTCGAGTTCACCAACTGCCCCGACCGCATCGAGCTGGGCACCTACATGATGGCGGCGGCCATGGCGACGCCCGCCGGGGAGGTCTTCCGGATCACCGGCGCCAACCCGGACCACCTCGGCCCGGCATTCACCGACTACTTCCGCGAGACCGGCGTGCCGTTCGAGTTCAAGGGCGACGTGGTCGAGGTCACGGGCGTGGAGACCATCCGGCCGGTGTCCATCGAGACGGCCCCGTTCCCCGGCTTCGCGACCGACCTCCAGGCCCAGTGGACCGTGATGATGACGCAGGCCGACGGCCCGTCGACGGTCCGCGACACGGTCTACACGGACCGCTTTAAGCACGTCCCCGAGCTGCGCCGCCTGGGCGCTGACCTCAAGGTGGACGGCGACACGGTCCACGTGGCGGGCAACACGCGCCCCCTCTCCGGCGCGACGGTCATGAGCACCGACCTGCGCGCGAGCGTCTCGCTGGTGATGGCCGGCATGGTCGCCCAAGGCGAGACGGACGTGCTCCGCATCTACCACCTGGACCGCGGCTACGAGCGCCTGGAGGGCAAGCTCCAGCGCGCCGGCATCGACGTGGTGCGCAAGGAGTACGACGAGGCCCACTCGGAGGGCATCCCGGCCTAG
- a CDS encoding hemin-degrading factor, which produces MTDLRDRYAAFRAEHPTTRIRTAARDLDTNEAALVATGVDGPATRLRPEFEDLFHALEALGPVMALTRNDACVHEKTGVYDDVHTGLAHRMGQVLGKDIDLRLFLGRWRFAYAVATPWDGSADGLRRSLQFFDAHGDAVHKVFCTRKSDLDAFAALVERFAEAEAGAPETEPRPAPTADRPDAEIDRDALLADWAELQDTHDFFQLLGRHRVGRAQALRLAEGRFTERVAPGAIRQTLEAAAADEVPIMVFVGNRGCVQIHTGPVAKLVERGPWYNVLDPGFNLHLDETAIADAWIVTKPTEDGDVTALELYDARGEAVVQVFGERKPGRAEREEWRAVLATLTRAEPVG; this is translated from the coding sequence ATGACCGACCTCCGAGACCGCTACGCGGCGTTCCGCGCCGAGCACCCCACCACCCGCATCCGCACCGCCGCCCGGGACCTGGACACCAACGAGGCCGCCCTGGTCGCGACCGGCGTCGACGGCCCGGCGACCCGGCTCCGCCCGGAGTTCGAGGACCTCTTCCACGCGCTCGAAGCGCTCGGGCCGGTGATGGCGCTCACGCGCAACGACGCCTGCGTCCACGAGAAGACCGGCGTCTACGACGACGTGCACACGGGCCTGGCGCACCGGATGGGCCAGGTGCTGGGCAAGGACATCGACCTGCGGCTGTTCCTCGGCCGCTGGCGGTTCGCGTACGCCGTCGCGACGCCCTGGGACGGCAGCGCCGACGGCCTGCGCCGGAGCCTGCAGTTCTTCGACGCCCACGGCGACGCGGTCCACAAGGTGTTCTGCACGCGCAAGAGCGACCTCGACGCCTTCGCCGCCCTCGTCGAGCGGTTCGCCGAGGCGGAGGCAGGGGCTCCGGAGACGGAGCCGCGCCCGGCCCCGACCGCCGACCGCCCCGACGCCGAGATCGACCGCGACGCGCTCCTGGCCGACTGGGCGGAGCTGCAGGATACCCACGACTTCTTCCAGCTCCTCGGGCGGCATCGCGTCGGGCGGGCACAGGCGCTGCGGCTCGCAGAGGGACGGTTCACTGAGCGCGTCGCGCCCGGTGCCATCCGCCAGACGCTGGAGGCCGCCGCCGCCGACGAGGTCCCGATCATGGTGTTCGTCGGCAACCGCGGGTGCGTCCAGATCCACACCGGGCCGGTCGCGAAGCTCGTCGAGCGGGGGCCGTGGTACAACGTGCTCGACCCCGGCTTCAACCTCCACCTCGACGAGACCGCCATCGCGGACGCCTGGATCGTCACGAAGCCGACCGAGGACGGCGACGTGACGGCGCTGGAGCTGTACGACGCCCGCGGCGAGGCCGTCGTCCAGGTGTTCGGGGAGCGGAAGCCGGGCCGCGCCGAGCGGGAGGAGTGGCGGGCCGTGCTGGCGACGCTGACGCGCGCCGAGCCGGTCGGCTAA
- the era gene encoding GTPase Era, translating to MTPDAPLDPDSPHLGPEAEEARPTLATPDEAAEAYGVPVPAADAPPPTHQSGYVAIVGAPNVGKSTLLNRWLGTKLSIVSPRPSTTRNRVLGILTAEAGEVEARPAGYQLVLLDTPGVVRPKYRLHQHMMRDVDRSLGDADVTVFLADATETRLTHDALSAAERVQNARGPVLLALNKVDKLGLVDEALPLVELYTEALGRAPDAVVPISARTGAGTDALLELVLDRIPEGPPYYPADQLSEHPERFFISEIVREAIFHRFRDEVPYATQVVVVTYQEREGKKDFVACDIVVERDSQKAILIGKGGQALKHLGRAAREEMEAFLGRGVYLQLFVKTRADWRDKEGHLREYGFGA from the coding sequence ATGACTCCCGACGCCCCTCTCGACCCCGACTCCCCCCACCTCGGCCCCGAGGCAGAGGAGGCTCGCCCCACCCTCGCCACGCCCGACGAGGCCGCGGAGGCCTACGGCGTCCCCGTGCCCGCCGCCGACGCGCCGCCGCCCACCCACCAGAGCGGCTACGTCGCCATCGTGGGCGCGCCCAACGTGGGCAAGTCCACGCTGCTGAACCGGTGGCTGGGGACGAAGCTGTCCATCGTGTCGCCCCGGCCGAGCACGACGCGCAACCGCGTCCTCGGCATCCTGACCGCCGAGGCGGGCGAGGTGGAGGCCCGCCCTGCGGGCTACCAGTTGGTGCTGCTCGACACGCCCGGCGTCGTCCGCCCCAAGTACCGCCTCCACCAGCACATGATGCGCGACGTCGACCGCTCGCTCGGCGACGCCGACGTGACGGTCTTCCTGGCGGACGCCACCGAAACGCGCCTCACGCACGACGCGCTGAGCGCTGCCGAGCGCGTCCAGAACGCCCGCGGGCCGGTCCTGCTGGCGCTCAACAAGGTCGACAAGCTGGGCCTGGTGGACGAGGCGCTGCCGCTCGTGGAGCTCTACACCGAGGCGCTCGGCCGCGCGCCCGACGCCGTCGTCCCGATCTCCGCGCGGACGGGCGCCGGGACCGACGCGCTGCTGGAGCTGGTGCTGGACCGCATCCCCGAAGGCCCGCCTTACTACCCGGCCGACCAACTCTCGGAGCACCCGGAGCGCTTCTTCATCTCTGAGATCGTCCGCGAGGCCATCTTCCACCGCTTCCGCGACGAGGTCCCGTACGCGACGCAGGTGGTGGTGGTGACCTACCAGGAGCGCGAGGGCAAGAAGGACTTCGTGGCCTGCGACATCGTCGTCGAGCGGGACTCGCAGAAGGCGATCCTGATCGGCAAGGGCGGGCAGGCGCTCAAGCACCTCGGGCGCGCGGCGCGCGAGGAGATGGAGGCCTTCCTCGGCCGCGGCGTCTACCTGCAGCTGTTCGTCAAGACGCGGGCCGACTGGCGCGACAAGGAGGGGCACCTCCGCGAGTACGGCTTCGGCGCCTGA